In Methylotenera mobilis JLW8, the following are encoded in one genomic region:
- a CDS encoding TetR/AcrR family transcriptional regulator, translating to MIKKLENNLRGPSEHNVRDQIVEAAAEYFSRYGYEKTTVSDLAKSIGFSKAYIYKFFATKQAIGEVICSNTLSAILKAVDEAMAGSPTASERLRRMFKAVVEASSQLFFEDRKLYDIAASAAGEQWQSCTNYHEQIKKIILEIVHEGRVTGEFERKTPVDETVNAIYLVIQPYGNPLLLQHNLHLAEHAPIILSNLILRSLSP from the coding sequence ATGATTAAAAAACTAGAAAACAACTTACGTGGTCCATCGGAACATAATGTCCGCGATCAGATAGTGGAAGCGGCGGCTGAGTACTTTAGCCGTTATGGGTATGAAAAGACCACCGTTTCCGATCTCGCTAAATCCATCGGCTTTTCTAAAGCCTATATCTACAAATTCTTTGCTACAAAACAAGCGATAGGTGAGGTGATTTGTTCCAACACCTTGAGTGCTATTTTGAAAGCAGTAGATGAAGCGATGGCGGGCTCTCCCACAGCATCAGAGCGGCTAAGACGCATGTTTAAAGCGGTTGTGGAGGCAAGTTCACAGTTGTTCTTTGAGGATCGTAAGCTCTATGATATTGCTGCATCAGCAGCGGGTGAGCAATGGCAGTCTTGCACTAATTACCATGAACAAATTAAAAAAATCATTTTAGAAATCGTGCATGAAGGACGTGTGACGGGAGAGTTTGAGCGTAAGACTCCGGTCGATGAAACCGTGAATGCAATCTATTTGGTTATACAGCCATATGGCAATCCATTATTGCTCCAGCATAATCTGCACTTGGCTGAGCATGCCCCTATCATTCTCTCTAACTTAATATTAAGAAGTTTGTCCCCATAA
- a CDS encoding efflux RND transporter periplasmic adaptor subunit, with product MLSRKLISASVIGLSAMSLFACSEKTPDDPRTQIPLVKTTTVNVASEASRSFTGVVAARVQSDLAFRVSGKILERLVDSGQQVKRGQPLFRIDPNDLKLTALSQKEVVMAAKARADQTAEDEIRHRGLVEAGAVSASVYDQIKSAADSAKAQLKAAESQADVAKNASNYAVLVADADGVVVETLAEPGQVVNAGQAVARVAHAGKREAIVHLPETLRPALGTVAQAKLYGNGSKTVPAKLRQLSESADALSRTYEARYTLSEGLADAPLGSTVTIQLNESGSTAATSIEVPIGAIFDSGKESGVWVVEGKPLHVSWRPVKLISISEESARIDSNLKLNEQIVALGAHLLHQGEKVRVATDSDLGADLKSGEEK from the coding sequence ATGCTTAGCCGTAAACTTATTTCAGCCAGTGTCATTGGTCTATCCGCAATGTCACTGTTCGCGTGCAGTGAAAAAACACCTGATGACCCACGCACTCAAATTCCCTTAGTTAAAACGACAACGGTTAATGTCGCCTCTGAAGCTTCGCGCTCTTTTACCGGTGTCGTTGCTGCTAGGGTTCAGAGTGATTTGGCATTTCGTGTTTCGGGAAAAATACTGGAGCGCCTGGTTGATTCAGGGCAGCAAGTGAAGCGTGGCCAACCATTGTTTCGTATTGATCCCAATGACCTCAAGTTAACAGCGCTAAGTCAGAAAGAGGTTGTCATGGCCGCAAAGGCGCGTGCAGACCAAACTGCCGAGGATGAAATAAGGCACCGAGGCTTAGTAGAAGCAGGGGCAGTTTCCGCTTCCGTCTATGATCAAATAAAATCGGCGGCTGATTCTGCAAAAGCACAATTAAAAGCAGCTGAATCACAAGCTGATGTAGCAAAAAATGCATCTAATTATGCAGTATTGGTTGCCGATGCGGATGGTGTGGTGGTTGAAACGCTGGCAGAACCCGGGCAAGTAGTGAACGCCGGGCAGGCGGTGGCGCGTGTGGCGCATGCCGGTAAGCGTGAAGCCATTGTGCATTTACCGGAAACCTTACGACCAGCATTAGGAACAGTGGCACAAGCAAAGCTATATGGCAATGGCAGCAAAACCGTACCAGCTAAACTCAGGCAGCTTTCTGAATCCGCAGATGCGCTTTCTCGAACATATGAAGCCAGATACACACTGAGCGAAGGCTTGGCAGATGCGCCACTGGGGTCGACGGTCACAATTCAGCTAAATGAAAGTGGTTCTACAGCTGCCACTAGTATTGAAGTACCTATCGGAGCGATATTCGATTCAGGTAAAGAGTCAGGCGTCTGGGTGGTTGAAGGTAAACCATTACATGTGAGCTGGCGTCCAGTAAAACTAATCAGCATCAGTGAGGAATCAGCACGCATAGACAGTAACCTTAAATTGAATGAGCAAATCGTTGCGCTTGGCGCTCACCTTCTGCACCAAGGTGAAAAAGTGAGGGTGGCGACTGATAGCGACCTCGGTGCTGATTTGAAAAGTGGAGAAGAAAAATGA
- a CDS encoding sterile alpha motif-like domain-containing protein, giving the protein MQIIGFNNWILSQANRNDMVGDFARDVKRDTKFPNDNASKDSWLSHLRHRNACRAAIDAFEVAWTEYKNEF; this is encoded by the coding sequence ATGCAAATTATTGGGTTTAACAATTGGATTCTGTCACAAGCAAATAGAAATGATATGGTCGGAGATTTTGCTCGTGATGTTAAGAGAGATACTAAATTTCCTAATGACAATGCCTCAAAGGACTCATGGTTATCACATTTGCGACATAGGAATGCTTGTCGGGCAGCAATAGATGCTTTTGAAGTTGCTTGGACTGAATATAAAAACGAGTTTTAA
- a CDS encoding efflux RND transporter permease subunit: MSGFNLSALAVRERAITLFLIFLISIAGILAFFQLGRAEDPPFTIKQMTVVTAWPGATAQEMQDQVAEPLEKRLQELKWYDRAETFTRPGLAFTMVSFLDSAPPSEVKEEFYQARKKLGDEAKKLPNGVIGPMLNDEYADVTFALFSLKAKGEPQRLLVREAEKLRQQLLHVKGVKKVNIIGEQSERIFVSFSHDRLATLGITPQEIFVALNNQNVLTPAGSIETKGPQIFVRVDGALESLEKIRQTPIVAKGRTLKLSDIAAVERGYEDPATFLVRNNGEPTLLLGVVMRNDWNGLDLGKALESEVSNINTELPLGMTLTKVTDQSVNISSAVDEFMVKFFVALLVVMVVCFVSMGWRVGLVVAAAVPLTLAIVFIIMAASGKNFDRITLGSLILALGLLVDDAIIAIEMMVVKMEEGYSRVAASAYAWSHTAAPMLSGTLVTAVGFMPNGFARSTAGEYTSNMFWIVGIALIASWVVAVVFTPYLGVKLLPDFKKIEGGHDAIYDTPRYNRFRQILGHIIARKWVVAGTVVSLFVVAILGMAVVKKQFFPTSDRPEVLIELQMPYGTSITQTSAATAKVEAWLAKQQEARVVTAYIGQGAPRFFLAMSPELPDPSFAKIVVLAGNDKEREAIKLRLRRAIADGLAPEAQVRVTQIVFGPPSPYPVAYRVMGPDPDQLRLIANEVAGVMRASPMMRTVNTDWGTKVPTLYFKLDQDRLQAVGLTSNAVSSQLQFLLSGVSITEVREDIRSVQVVGRAAGDIRIDPAKISGFTLIGSAGQRIPLTQVGVVEVQMEDPILRRRDRTPTITVRGDIDESLQPPDVSSAMLMQLQPIIDKLPAGYRIEQAGSIEESEKASTAMLPLFPIMIALTLLIIILQVRSIAAMVMVFLTSPLGLIGVVPTLLLFQQPFGINALVGLIALSGILMRNTLILIGQIRENEEAGLDPFNAVVEATVQRARPVILTALAAILAFIPLTHSVFWGTLAYTLIGGTFAGTILTLMFLPAMYSIWFKIKPAPVSSSSIVKPTH, translated from the coding sequence ATGAGCGGATTTAACCTATCCGCACTTGCGGTGCGCGAACGCGCTATCACGCTGTTTCTGATATTTTTGATTTCGATTGCCGGCATACTTGCTTTCTTTCAACTTGGGCGTGCTGAAGACCCGCCATTCACGATCAAGCAAATGACGGTAGTGACAGCATGGCCAGGTGCAACGGCTCAGGAGATGCAGGATCAGGTCGCTGAGCCATTGGAAAAGCGCCTGCAAGAACTCAAGTGGTACGACCGTGCGGAAACCTTCACACGCCCTGGTTTAGCTTTCACCATGGTTTCGTTTCTAGACAGTGCTCCACCTTCTGAAGTGAAAGAAGAGTTCTATCAGGCACGTAAAAAGCTCGGAGACGAAGCTAAAAAATTGCCTAATGGGGTCATTGGCCCAATGCTCAACGATGAGTATGCGGATGTAACATTTGCTCTATTTTCCCTGAAAGCCAAAGGCGAGCCACAGCGACTGCTTGTACGCGAAGCTGAGAAACTGCGTCAGCAATTGCTGCACGTAAAAGGCGTTAAGAAAGTCAATATTATTGGCGAGCAGTCCGAGCGCATTTTCGTGTCATTCTCCCATGACCGTTTGGCTACCTTGGGGATTACCCCGCAAGAGATTTTTGTTGCTCTGAACAACCAAAATGTTCTGACACCAGCTGGTTCTATTGAGACTAAAGGCCCACAAATATTTGTTCGCGTTGATGGTGCGTTGGAGAGTTTGGAGAAAATTCGACAAACCCCAATCGTTGCAAAAGGCCGTACCTTGAAGTTATCGGATATTGCAGCCGTTGAGCGTGGCTATGAAGACCCCGCCACTTTTTTAGTGCGCAATAACGGAGAACCGACGCTCTTACTTGGCGTGGTGATGCGAAACGATTGGAATGGCCTTGATTTGGGTAAGGCGCTTGAATCAGAAGTGTCTAACATCAACACTGAACTGCCTTTGGGCATGACGCTGACTAAAGTGACCGATCAGTCTGTCAACATCAGTTCAGCGGTAGATGAGTTCATGGTGAAGTTCTTTGTGGCTTTGCTTGTAGTGATGGTGGTGTGTTTTGTTAGCATGGGCTGGCGTGTTGGCCTCGTAGTGGCTGCAGCGGTGCCACTGACATTGGCTATCGTGTTCATCATTATGGCTGCGTCTGGCAAAAACTTCGACCGCATTACGCTGGGTTCACTGATTCTTGCGCTTGGGTTGTTGGTGGATGATGCCATTATCGCTATCGAGATGATGGTGGTGAAGATGGAGGAGGGCTACAGCCGCGTTGCAGCTTCTGCTTATGCTTGGAGCCATACTGCCGCCCCCATGCTTTCCGGTACGTTGGTCACAGCGGTTGGTTTTATGCCCAACGGTTTTGCTCGCTCTACAGCTGGCGAATACACCAGCAACATGTTTTGGATTGTCGGCATCGCGCTTATCGCATCCTGGGTGGTGGCAGTGGTATTTACTCCATATCTTGGTGTCAAACTTTTGCCGGATTTCAAGAAGATTGAAGGCGGTCACGATGCCATTTATGACACGCCTCGCTATAACCGATTCCGCCAAATATTGGGGCACATCATTGCCCGTAAATGGGTGGTGGCTGGCACGGTGGTGAGTCTTTTTGTTGTAGCGATCCTTGGCATGGCAGTGGTGAAGAAACAGTTTTTCCCTACCTCTGATCGCCCTGAAGTGCTGATTGAGTTACAAATGCCATATGGCACCTCCATTACGCAAACAAGTGCTGCAACAGCCAAGGTCGAAGCTTGGCTAGCTAAGCAGCAGGAAGCTAGGGTAGTGACCGCTTACATCGGTCAAGGCGCACCTCGATTCTTTTTGGCAATGTCTCCTGAGTTGCCTGATCCCTCATTCGCCAAGATTGTGGTGCTCGCGGGTAATGACAAAGAGCGGGAAGCCATTAAGCTAAGGTTGCGTCGCGCTATTGCGGATGGGTTAGCGCCTGAGGCACAGGTGCGTGTTACCCAAATCGTATTCGGACCGCCTTCACCATATCCTGTGGCTTACCGTGTGATGGGTCCTGACCCAGACCAGTTGCGCTTAATTGCAAATGAAGTCGCAGGTGTGATGCGCGCCAGCCCTATGATGCGCACGGTCAATACAGACTGGGGTACAAAAGTACCAACTCTGTATTTCAAACTGGATCAGGACCGACTTCAGGCCGTGGGATTGACCTCAAACGCTGTATCGTCGCAGTTGCAGTTTTTGTTAAGTGGCGTCTCCATTACTGAGGTGCGTGAGGATATTCGTTCTGTGCAGGTAGTAGGGCGCGCTGCTGGCGATATCCGTATTGATCCGGCCAAAATCAGTGGGTTTACATTGATCGGATCGGCAGGGCAGCGCATTCCATTGACACAAGTAGGTGTGGTTGAAGTGCAAATGGAGGACCCTATACTCAGACGCAGAGACCGCACGCCGACCATTACTGTCCGTGGCGACATCGACGAAAGTTTGCAACCACCGGATGTGTCGAGTGCTATGTTGATGCAGTTGCAACCGATTATTGATAAGTTGCCTGCTGGCTACAGAATTGAGCAGGCCGGTTCTATCGAGGAGTCAGAAAAGGCTAGCACGGCAATGTTGCCTCTGTTCCCGATAATGATCGCGCTCACCCTGCTGATTATCATCTTGCAAGTGCGTTCGATTGCGGCCATGGTCATGGTGTTTCTGACCAGTCCGCTAGGGCTTATCGGTGTGGTACCGACGCTCCTGCTGTTCCAGCAGCCTTTCGGTATCAATGCCTTGGTTGGTTTGATTGCACTATCTGGCATCCTAATGCGAAATACACTTATTTTGATTGGACAGATACGTGAAAACGAAGAAGCGGGGTTAGATCCTTTTAATGCGGTTGTAGAAGCGACTGTGCAACGTGCAAGACCAGTGATCTTAACTGCCTTAGCCGCAATCCTGGCATTTATACCGCTGACGCATTCAGTTTTCTGGGGAACGCTTGCTTATACGCTGATTGGTGGGACGTTTGCGGGAACGATTCTTACGCTCATGTTCTTACCGGCCATGTATTCCATCTGGTTCAAGATTAAACCAGCCCCAGTTAGCAGTTCATCTATCGTCAAACCCACCCATTAG
- a CDS encoding efflux transporter outer membrane subunit, with the protein MPTFRFIPLLLSAGILSSCAVGPEYKKVDASLPDHYLGQVALDNRKATTNADFAKWWEGFGDPQLTQFVALALAQNFDIAQAQARIQQAKSGLSAAHAALIPSGNISAQTIRNHQSLESPLGQLLNATPGYNRDANLYEANFNASWELDIFGGLKREQNAALAEYQAAKAGAVATRLAVAAQTADTYITIRGLQSRLDIAKKQLETQQQLVTKVNILHSRGLAPKLQVQQAEAAVAQVEATIPVLEAGLDVAMNALDVMLGAAPGKYRSELSTFKPIPAAPQIASVGSPADLLQRRPDLIVAERKLAIANAKIGQAISEYYPKVALSLLIGSATAISGGNLFSSAANQAAGVIGLRWRLFDFGRIDAQIDHAKGQEAETLAAYRQSTLRAAEDVENAISALVKREQQTASLARGEQSMSQARESSFIAYQRGVVSLIEVLHADENLLKISDAKAQAQTESARSAVAAFKALGGGWLPTELQTSAIKQPLMMATAVETK; encoded by the coding sequence ATGCCTACCTTTCGTTTTATTCCACTTTTATTAAGCGCTGGAATTCTCAGCAGCTGCGCCGTTGGGCCAGAATATAAAAAAGTGGACGCATCGTTACCTGATCATTATCTAGGGCAAGTTGCGCTGGATAACCGTAAAGCCACCACGAATGCTGATTTTGCGAAATGGTGGGAGGGATTTGGTGATCCGCAATTAACGCAATTTGTAGCACTAGCATTAGCGCAAAACTTCGATATTGCGCAGGCACAAGCCAGAATCCAGCAGGCAAAGTCCGGACTTAGTGCCGCACATGCAGCATTAATCCCCTCTGGCAATATCAGTGCTCAAACCATTCGCAACCATCAGTCATTGGAGTCCCCATTAGGACAGCTTCTCAATGCAACCCCCGGCTATAACCGAGATGCCAATCTATATGAGGCGAACTTTAACGCTAGCTGGGAATTGGATATTTTTGGCGGGTTAAAGCGTGAACAAAACGCTGCCTTAGCTGAATATCAAGCAGCAAAGGCTGGCGCTGTTGCAACGCGCTTGGCGGTGGCGGCGCAAACGGCTGATACTTACATCACCATCCGTGGCTTACAATCTCGTTTAGATATTGCAAAAAAACAACTCGAAACACAGCAGCAACTCGTGACTAAGGTCAATATACTCCATTCCAGAGGGCTAGCTCCTAAGCTGCAAGTACAACAGGCGGAAGCGGCGGTTGCCCAAGTTGAAGCGACTATTCCCGTATTAGAAGCTGGTCTTGATGTGGCGATGAATGCGCTTGATGTGATGCTAGGCGCTGCGCCCGGCAAATACAGATCTGAACTAAGTACATTTAAACCTATTCCAGCTGCGCCTCAAATTGCATCTGTAGGCTCTCCAGCCGATTTGTTGCAACGTAGGCCAGACCTCATCGTTGCAGAACGAAAATTAGCCATCGCCAATGCAAAAATTGGTCAAGCCATCTCTGAGTACTATCCCAAGGTGGCTCTCAGCCTCTTGATTGGCAGTGCAACCGCCATTTCTGGTGGCAATTTATTTAGTAGCGCTGCCAATCAGGCCGCAGGCGTGATTGGCCTACGTTGGCGCTTGTTTGATTTTGGCCGCATTGATGCACAAATTGACCACGCAAAAGGTCAAGAAGCAGAGACTTTGGCAGCTTACCGACAATCAACACTACGCGCGGCTGAAGATGTAGAGAACGCCATTTCTGCATTAGTGAAGCGTGAGCAGCAAACAGCATCATTGGCGCGAGGAGAGCAATCAATGAGTCAAGCGCGTGAATCATCCTTTATCGCGTATCAAAGAGGTGTAGTGAGCTTAATTGAAGTGCTACACGCTGATGAAAATTTATTGAAAATTTCAGATGCAAAAGCCCAAGCACAAACTGAATCTGCCAGATCAGCTGTTGCTGCATTCAAGGCGCTTGGTGGTGGATGGCTGCCAACTGAGCTCCAAACATCGGCAATTAAACAACCCTTAATGATGGCAACGGCGGTGGAGACTAAGTAA
- a CDS encoding LrgB family protein yields MTNNRLPISEIWVYLSGDPLFALVLTLATYQLGYMIYVKVNRHPVFSPVAISVLLITCIISLMNMPYQKYFEGAQFVHFLLGTATVALAVPIYRGFNDLKGKLFPITLALTIGSAVSIFVGVVIAKSMGAGSTIVGSMYAKSVTAPIAMGIAERIHVSPTLTAVFTVITGMLGSILAPYIFNALNIKHWWMRGTAIGVGAHGLGITRAFSVNDEAGTYASMAMGLNGVLSAVLLPFIIGYIRT; encoded by the coding sequence ATGACGAATAACCGCTTACCAATCTCTGAAATTTGGGTGTATCTTTCGGGCGATCCATTATTTGCGCTGGTGCTCACGTTAGCGACTTACCAGCTAGGTTACATGATTTACGTTAAAGTGAATCGCCACCCTGTATTTAGCCCTGTCGCCATTTCGGTGTTGCTGATTACTTGCATTATTTCCTTGATGAACATGCCTTACCAAAAATACTTTGAAGGCGCGCAGTTTGTGCATTTTCTATTGGGTACAGCAACGGTGGCATTAGCCGTGCCCATTTATCGAGGCTTTAATGATTTAAAAGGTAAGTTATTCCCCATTACACTAGCATTAACCATTGGCAGTGCGGTGTCGATTTTTGTAGGGGTGGTTATCGCGAAAAGCATGGGTGCTGGTAGTACGATAGTTGGCAGCATGTATGCAAAATCTGTCACCGCGCCCATTGCTATGGGTATTGCCGAGCGCATTCATGTCTCACCCACCCTCACGGCGGTGTTTACGGTGATTACAGGGATGTTGGGTTCTATTTTAGCGCCGTATATTTTTAACGCGCTCAATATCAAACATTGGTGGATGCGCGGCACTGCGATTGGTGTGGGGGCACATGGTTTAGGCATTACCCGTGCGTTTAGCGTTAATGATGAAGCTGGCACGTATGCGAGTATGGCAATGGGCTTAAATGGCGTATTGAGCGCCGTGTTATTACCATTTATTATTGGGTATATTCGTACCTAG
- a CDS encoding CidA/LrgA family protein has protein sequence MIDGLVQILIWQGMGELISRFFIPDIPGPVIGLLLLLSFLVIKGEVNQPLGMVADTFRQHLGLLFVPASVGVVLFLPDLKTHGLAVTLALLVSVVLTIAVTALVLKLFWKATHDE, from the coding sequence ATGATAGACGGTCTAGTACAAATCTTAATCTGGCAAGGGATGGGCGAGTTAATCTCCAGATTCTTTATTCCTGATATTCCGGGGCCAGTGATTGGCTTGCTGTTATTACTCAGCTTTTTGGTCATTAAAGGCGAGGTTAACCAGCCGTTGGGGATGGTGGCTGATACTTTCCGTCAACACTTGGGTTTACTCTTTGTGCCTGCATCTGTGGGCGTTGTGTTGTTTTTACCCGACCTCAAAACGCATGGATTAGCGGTCACTTTGGCGTTGTTAGTGAGCGTGGTGCTGACTATTGCCGTCACCGCATTGGTGCTTAAGCTTTTCTGGAAAGCGACCCATGACGAATAA
- a CDS encoding oxidoreductase, whose protein sequence is MSPSKVVLVTGVSSGIGRTVAKKLAEQNCLVFGTVRNLSKSQAIPGVVLIEMDVRDEASITRGIETIISQAKRIDVLVNSAGVTLLGAAEETSMAEAQSLFDTNFFGLLRTIKAVLPHMRHQRSGRIVNVSSVLGFLPAPYMALYSASKHAIEGLSESLDHEVRQFGIRVSLIEPSFTKTNLDLNAPQTVERISDYSKELSIVSKAIQNNVQKAPMPNQVADTIVKASLGAWKMRHTPKGEASLLAKLRRFMPAAPVEKGLRKTFGLA, encoded by the coding sequence ATGTCACCCTCCAAAGTAGTTCTTGTCACTGGCGTATCATCAGGTATTGGGCGCACTGTCGCTAAAAAATTGGCTGAGCAGAACTGTCTAGTATTTGGCACCGTTCGTAACCTGAGTAAATCTCAAGCTATTCCCGGTGTCGTGCTTATCGAAATGGATGTACGAGACGAAGCATCGATAACCAGAGGAATCGAAACGATTATTTCTCAAGCTAAGCGTATCGATGTACTGGTGAATAGTGCAGGCGTAACCCTGCTAGGAGCCGCTGAGGAAACATCGATGGCGGAAGCACAGTCACTGTTCGACACTAACTTTTTCGGACTATTGCGCACAATTAAGGCCGTGTTGCCACATATGCGTCATCAGCGTTCAGGCCGAATTGTCAACGTCAGTTCAGTGTTGGGTTTTCTACCTGCGCCTTACATGGCGCTCTATTCGGCTTCTAAGCATGCCATTGAAGGACTATCTGAGTCTCTAGACCACGAAGTACGCCAGTTTGGCATCCGCGTTTCATTGATCGAACCATCTTTTACTAAAACTAATTTGGATTTAAATGCGCCACAAACTGTAGAGAGAATTTCTGACTACAGTAAAGAGCTAAGTATCGTTTCGAAAGCAATTCAAAACAACGTACAAAAGGCGCCGATGCCAAATCAAGTCGCAGACACAATAGTTAAAGCTTCTTTAGGTGCATGGAAGATGCGTCATACGCCTAAAGGCGAAGCGTCACTTTTGGCTAAATTGCGTCGTTTTATGCCAGCTGCCCCAGTTGAGAAAGGATTAAGAAAAACGTTTGGACTTGCTTGA